A portion of the Betta splendens chromosome 2, fBetSpl5.4, whole genome shotgun sequence genome contains these proteins:
- the LOC114870527 gene encoding protein unc-80 homolog isoform X4 — MNVQGQIFLLCVVDAGTKTLVVHGQNECDIPTQLPVHEDTQFDALLKECLEFFNIPEARSAHYFLMDKRWNLIHYNKTYVRDIYPFRRSVSPQLNLVHMLPEKGQELIQKQVFSRKLEEVGRVLFLISLTQHMPTIHKQSHVSLLQEDLLRLPSFPRTAIDAEFSLFNEPQGKELFGLDTLHKVLWIKLLEEMFLGMPSEYPWGDEMMLFLNVFNGALLLHPEDSSLLKQYTATAINTSVHFNHLFSLSGYQWILPTMLQVYADYESNPLLRQGIEFCCRQFYILHRKPFILQLFASVAPLLEFTTSTSTGLSKGVSAQCLFDLLVSLEGETQDALDALELVKAEKPLRSLDFCYGNEDLAFSISEAIKLCVTVVAYAPESFRSLQMLMVLEALVPCYLQKLKSNTVTMESASVARDEIAAIAALATSLQALLYSSETLTRPMTAPQMSRCDQGHKGGTTANHAMSGGVNTRDNLHLLEEGQGMPREELDERIAREEFRRPRESLLNICTEFYKHCGPRLKILQNVAGEPRVTALELLDIKSHMRLAEIAHALLKLAPYDTLTMESRGLRRYIMEMLPITDWSSEAVRPALILILKRLDRMFNKIHKMPTLRCARPQALCTRRQVEWEAASSLIEGICLTLQRQPIISFLPHLRSLINVCVNLVMGVVGPSSVADGLPLLHLSPYLSPPLPFSTAVVRLVALQIQALKEDFPLSHVISPFTNQERREGMLLNLLIPFVLTVGSGSKDSPHLEQPEIFLLLQTVINILLPPRIISTSRTKNFMLDASPAHCSTPGDAGKDLRREGLAESTSQAAYLALKVVLVCFERSLGNQWYRLSLQVKEMALRKVGGLAFWDFIDFIVRTRIPIFVLLRPFIQCKLLTQPADSQEEITARHHIADQLERRFIPRPLCKSSLFAEFNNELKILKEAVHSGSAYQGKTSISTVGTSTSAYRLSLATMSRSNTGTGTVWEQDSQPSRQPSQDTLSRTDEDDEENDSISIPSVVSEHEAFLPRVISQRRFSSHATGSAAAQPEAPRTTMLPSHRVASVQSEPGQQNLLIQPPLGRKRGLRQLRRPLLSIPKNEPRGRSGARLSTTRRSIQPKNKPLETLLDCEAHGDQKRSVTFTENQRQQAPSAVDSPLEGRKTSPTSFPTLEVPSTGSATVTADLHSCANTQVPPTISSSEQREPWGLGSRLSPPPSISRPSTSTPLSGTCSPLPWSRTCSPPPLCRTTSPLPPPLPLLSTAPAPGPPPPLVPSVPLLLPPPLGPPRIRESPGDEDTTELLPHSGTLLQLSEDDGTENPLLTPLLSPPLPCRSPRRSPLPFSPVDLDLDESHV; from the exons ATGAATGTCCAGGGTCAAATATTTCTCCTATGCGTTGTTGATGCAGGGACTAAAACACTGGTGGTGCATGGACAGAATGAATGTGACATCCCAACACAGCTTCCAGTTCATGAAGACACACAGTTTGATGCCCTGCTGAAG GAGTGCCTTGAATTCTTTAACATCCCAGAGGCAAGATCTGCACACTACTTCCTAATGGACAAGCGATGGAATCTCATCCATTATAATAAG ACGTATGTAAGAGACATCTACCCCTTCCGAAGGTCTGTTTCTCCTCAACTCAACCTAGTCCACATGCTGCCAGAGAAAGGGCAGGAGCTTATCCAAAAACAG GTGTTTTCCCGTAAACTAGAAGAGGTTGGGCGGGttctcttcctcatctcccttACACAGCACATGCCAACCATACACAAGCAATCTCATGTTTCGCTCCTCCAAGAAGATCTCCTGCGCCTGCCCTCCTTCCCCCGAACTGCCATTGATGCAGAGTTCTCTCTGTTCAACGAACCACAAG GTAAGGAGCTGTTCGGCTTGGACACCCTCCACAAGGTGCTGTGGAttaagctgctggaggagatgtTTCTAGGCATGCCCAGTGAATACCCTTGGGGTGATGAGATGATGCTTTTCCTCAACGTTTTCAACGGAGCACTGCTACTTCACCCAGAAGACAGCTCCCTCCTCAAGCAGTACACTGCCACCGCCATCAATACCTCTGTTCACTTCAACCATCTCTTTTCGTTGAGTGGTTACCAGTGGATCCTGCCAACAATGCTGCAG GTCTATGCCGATTATGAAAGCAACCCTTTACTGAGGCAGGGCATAGAGTTTTGCTGCCGTCAGTTTTATATCCTCCACCGCAAGCCCTtcatcctgcagctgtttgcaagtgtggctccactgttggaattcaca accagcaccagcactggTCTGTCCAAAGGAGTGTCGGCACAGTGTCTTTTTGACCTGCTGGTGTCTCTGGAGGGTGAGACCCAGGATGCCCTTGATGCTTTGGAGCTGGTCAAGGCAGAGAAACCATTACGATCTCTTG atttCTGTTATGGTAATGAAGACTTGGCCTTTTCTATCAGTGAGGCCATCaagctgtgtgttactgtggttGCTTATGCTCCTGAATCCTTCAGGAG TCTCCAGATGCTGATGGTGCTCGAGGCCTTGGTGCCCTGCTACCTCCAGAAGCTCAAGAGCAACACAGTTACAATGGAGTCGGCATCAGTTGCCAGGGATGAGATTGCAGCCATCGCCGCTCTGGCCACGTCACTGCAGGCCCTACTCTACAGCTCTGAGACCCTCACAAG GCCCATGACAGCGCCTCAGATGTCCCGCTGCGATCAGGGCCATAAGGGAGGCACAACAGCCAATCACGCCATGTCAGGAGGGGTCAACACCAG GGACAACCTCCACCTGTTAGAAGAAGGTCAGGGCATGCCAAGAGAGGAGTTGGACGAGCGCATTGCCAGGGAAGAGTTTCGCCGGCCACGCGAGTCACTGTTAAACATCTGCACCGAGTTTTACAAGCACTGTGGACCACGCCTCAAAATCCTGCAGAATGTTGCTGGTGAACCCCGGGTAACGGCCCTGGAACTGCTGGACATCAAGTCCCACATGAG GCTAGCAGAGATTGCCCATGCTCTACTGAAGCTGGCACCTTATGACACCCTGACCATGGAGAGCCGAGGACTGCGGCGTTACATCATGGAAATGCTCCCTATAACGGATTGGTCGTCAGAAGCGGTCCGCCCTgctctcatcctcatcctcaaaCGGCTGGATCGCATGTTCAACAAAATCCACAAGATGCCTACGCTCAGGTGCGCTCGCCCACAGGCATTATGCACCAG GAGACAGGTTGAGTGGGAGGCAGCCAGCAGTCTGATCGAAGGGATCTGCCTCACCCTTCAACGACAGCCAATCATTTCTTTCCTTCCACACCTTCGATCACTGATAAATGTCTGCGTTAACCTG GTGATGGGTGTGGTTGGACCCTCCAGTGTGGCAGATGGGCTCCCACTTCTCCACCTCAGCCCCTATCTCTCACCTCCACTGCCCTTCAGCACAGCAGTGGTTAGACTGGTTGCACTGCAGATCCAA GCACTGAAGGAAGACTTCCCTCTCAGCCATGTGATTTCACCTTTCACCAACCAGGAGAGGCGAGAAGGGATGCTGCTTAACCTGCTAATTCCCTTTGTACTGACAGTGGGGTCTGGAAGCAAAG ACAGTCCCCACCTTGAGCAGCCTGAGATCTTCCTGCTTCTCCAGACAGTCATCAATATCCTCCTACCTCCTCGTATCATCTCTACCTCTCGCACCAAAAACTTCATGCTTGACGCTTCTCCGGCTCACTGTTCCACCCCAGGCGATGCGGGGAAGGATCTGCGTCGAGAGGGTTTAGCTGAGTCTACCAGTCAGGCCGCATATCTGG CTCTGAAGGTTGTCCTGGTTTGCTTTGAGCGCTCACTGGGAAACCAGTGGTACCGGCTGAGCCTGCAGGTGAAAGAGATGGCTCTAAGGAAGGTGGGCGGCTTGGCCTTCTGGGACTTCATTGACTTCATCGTCCGAACCCGTATCCCTATTTTTGTCCTGCTGAGGCCCTTCATACAGTGCAAG TTGTTGACGCAGCCCGCTGACTCTCAGGAGGAGATCACTGCACGTCACCACATCGCCGACCAGCTGGAGCGACGCTTCATTCCGAGACCTCTTTGCAAGAGCTCCCTTTTCGCAGAGTTTAACAATGAACTGAAGATACTCAAGGAGGCCGTGCACAGTGGCTCTG CTTACCAAGGCAAAACGTCTATCAGCACAGTGGGCACCTCTACATCAGCATACCGCCTCAGTTTGGCGACAATGTCCCGCTCCAACACTGGCACCGGCACAGTCTGGGAGCAGGACAGCCAACCGTCACGCCAGCCCTCCCAGGACACCCTCAGCCGCACCGATGAGGACGATGAAGAGA ACGACTCCATAAGCATTCCCAGTGTTGTGAGCGAGCATGAAGCCTTCCTGCCCAGGGTAATATCACAGCGCCGCTTCTCCAGCCACGCCACTGGTTCAGCTGCCGCCCAGCCCGAGGCCCCCCGCACCACCATGCTGCCCAGCCACAG GGTTGCCAGCGTGCAGAGCGAGCCAGGCCAGCAGAACCTTCTCATACAGCCACCGCTAGGACGAAAGCGTGGCCTCAGGCAG CTGCGCCGCCCCCTGCTGTCCATCCCCAAGAATGAGCCACGTGGTCGATCTGGAGCAAGACTTTCTACAACCCGAAGAAGCATTCAGCCCAAGAACAAACCACTGG AAACATTATTGGACTGTGAAG CACACGGAGACCAGAAGAGGTCCGTCACCTTTACAGAGAATCAAAGGCAGCAGGCTCCCAGCGCTGTGGACTCTCCACTCGAGGGCAGGAAGACTAGTCCTACCTCTTTCCCCACGCTGGAAGTGCCTTCCACTGGCTCAGCCACAGTCACTGCCGACCTCCACAGCTGTGCCAACACACAG GTCCCTCCAACTATAAGCAGCAGTGAGCAGAGAGAGCCGTGGGGCCTCGGGAGCAgactctctcctcccccctccatctCTCGCCCCTCTACCTCAACACCCCTTTCTGGGACCTGCTCCCCGCTGCCATGGTCCCGAacctgctcccccccccctttatgCCGGACCACCTCTCCACTCCCTCCGCCGCTTCCTCTTCTGAGCACGGCACCTGCTCCAGGTCCCCCACCACCCCTGGTGCCTTCAGTCCCGCTTCTTCTTCCGCCTCCACTGGGGCCGCCCAGGATCAGAGAGAGCCCTGGGGACGAGGACACCACAGAGCTCCTGCCGCACAGCGGCACCCTGCTTCAACTCAGTGAGGACGATGGGACGGAGAACCCCCTCCTCACTCCTCTGCTGTCCCCTCCCTTGCCTTGTCGGTCACCCCGCAGGTCACCCCTGCCCTTCTCGCCTGTGGACTTAGATCTGGATGAGTCCCACGTGTGA
- the LOC114870527 gene encoding protein unc-80 homolog isoform X1, with amino-acid sequence MNVQGQIFLLCVVDAGTKTLVVHGQNECDIPTQLPVHEDTQFDALLKECLEFFNIPEARSAHYFLMDKRWNLIHYNKTYVRDIYPFRRSVSPQLNLVHMLPEKGQELIQKQVFSRKLEEVGRVLFLISLTQHMPTIHKQSHVSLLQEDLLRLPSFPRTAIDAEFSLFNEPQGKELFGLDTLHKVLWIKLLEEMFLGMPSEYPWGDEMMLFLNVFNGALLLHPEDSSLLKQYTATAINTSVHFNHLFSLSGYQWILPTMLQVYADYESNPLLRQGIEFCCRQFYILHRKPFILQLFASVAPLLEFTTSTSTGLSKGVSAQCLFDLLVSLEGETQDALDALELVKAEKPLRSLDFCYGNEDLAFSISEAIKLCVTVVAYAPESFRSLQMLMVLEALVPCYLQKLKSNTVTMESASVARDEIAAIAALATSLQALLYSSETLTRPMTAPQMSRCDQGHKGGTTANHAMSGGVNTRDNLHLLEEGQGMPREELDERIAREEFRRPRESLLNICTEFYKHCGPRLKILQNVAGEPRVTALELLDIKSHMRLAEIAHALLKLAPYDTLTMESRGLRRYIMEMLPITDWSSEAVRPALILILKRLDRMFNKIHKMPTLRCARPQALCTRRQVEWEAASSLIEGICLTLQRQPIISFLPHLRSLINVCVNLVMGVVGPSSVADGLPLLHLSPYLSPPLPFSTAVVRLVALQIQALKEDFPLSHVISPFTNQERREGMLLNLLIPFVLTVGSGSKDSPHLEQPEIFLLLQTVINILLPPRIISTSRTKNFMLDASPAHCSTPGDAGKDLRREGLAESTSQAAYLALKVVLVCFERSLGNQWYRLSLQVKEMALRKVGGLAFWDFIDFIVRTRIPIFVLLRPFIQCKLLTQPADSQEEITARHHIADQLERRFIPRPLCKSSLFAEFNNELKILKEAVHSGSAYQGKTSISTVGTSTSAYRLSLATMSRSNTGTGTVWEQDSQPSRQPSQDTLSRTDEDDEENDSISIPSVVSEHEAFLPRVISQRRFSSHATGSAAAQPEAPRTTMLPSHSEPNVLDESQGLLQEGNLSRVASVQSEPGQQNLLIQPPLGRKRGLRQLRRPLLSIPKNEPRGRSGARLSTTRRSIQPKNKPLETLLDCEAHGDQKRSVTFTENQRQQAPSAVDSPLEGRKTSPTSFPTLEVPSTGSATVTADLHSCANTQVPPTISSSEQREPWGLGSRLSPPPSISRPSTSTPLSGTCSPLPWSRTCSPPPLCRTTSPLPPPLPLLSTAPAPGPPPPLVPSVPLLLPPPLGPPRIRESPGDEDTTELLPHSGTLLQLSEDDGTENPLLTPLLSPPLPCRSPRRSPLPFSPVDLDLDESHV; translated from the exons ATGAATGTCCAGGGTCAAATATTTCTCCTATGCGTTGTTGATGCAGGGACTAAAACACTGGTGGTGCATGGACAGAATGAATGTGACATCCCAACACAGCTTCCAGTTCATGAAGACACACAGTTTGATGCCCTGCTGAAG GAGTGCCTTGAATTCTTTAACATCCCAGAGGCAAGATCTGCACACTACTTCCTAATGGACAAGCGATGGAATCTCATCCATTATAATAAG ACGTATGTAAGAGACATCTACCCCTTCCGAAGGTCTGTTTCTCCTCAACTCAACCTAGTCCACATGCTGCCAGAGAAAGGGCAGGAGCTTATCCAAAAACAG GTGTTTTCCCGTAAACTAGAAGAGGTTGGGCGGGttctcttcctcatctcccttACACAGCACATGCCAACCATACACAAGCAATCTCATGTTTCGCTCCTCCAAGAAGATCTCCTGCGCCTGCCCTCCTTCCCCCGAACTGCCATTGATGCAGAGTTCTCTCTGTTCAACGAACCACAAG GTAAGGAGCTGTTCGGCTTGGACACCCTCCACAAGGTGCTGTGGAttaagctgctggaggagatgtTTCTAGGCATGCCCAGTGAATACCCTTGGGGTGATGAGATGATGCTTTTCCTCAACGTTTTCAACGGAGCACTGCTACTTCACCCAGAAGACAGCTCCCTCCTCAAGCAGTACACTGCCACCGCCATCAATACCTCTGTTCACTTCAACCATCTCTTTTCGTTGAGTGGTTACCAGTGGATCCTGCCAACAATGCTGCAG GTCTATGCCGATTATGAAAGCAACCCTTTACTGAGGCAGGGCATAGAGTTTTGCTGCCGTCAGTTTTATATCCTCCACCGCAAGCCCTtcatcctgcagctgtttgcaagtgtggctccactgttggaattcaca accagcaccagcactggTCTGTCCAAAGGAGTGTCGGCACAGTGTCTTTTTGACCTGCTGGTGTCTCTGGAGGGTGAGACCCAGGATGCCCTTGATGCTTTGGAGCTGGTCAAGGCAGAGAAACCATTACGATCTCTTG atttCTGTTATGGTAATGAAGACTTGGCCTTTTCTATCAGTGAGGCCATCaagctgtgtgttactgtggttGCTTATGCTCCTGAATCCTTCAGGAG TCTCCAGATGCTGATGGTGCTCGAGGCCTTGGTGCCCTGCTACCTCCAGAAGCTCAAGAGCAACACAGTTACAATGGAGTCGGCATCAGTTGCCAGGGATGAGATTGCAGCCATCGCCGCTCTGGCCACGTCACTGCAGGCCCTACTCTACAGCTCTGAGACCCTCACAAG GCCCATGACAGCGCCTCAGATGTCCCGCTGCGATCAGGGCCATAAGGGAGGCACAACAGCCAATCACGCCATGTCAGGAGGGGTCAACACCAG GGACAACCTCCACCTGTTAGAAGAAGGTCAGGGCATGCCAAGAGAGGAGTTGGACGAGCGCATTGCCAGGGAAGAGTTTCGCCGGCCACGCGAGTCACTGTTAAACATCTGCACCGAGTTTTACAAGCACTGTGGACCACGCCTCAAAATCCTGCAGAATGTTGCTGGTGAACCCCGGGTAACGGCCCTGGAACTGCTGGACATCAAGTCCCACATGAG GCTAGCAGAGATTGCCCATGCTCTACTGAAGCTGGCACCTTATGACACCCTGACCATGGAGAGCCGAGGACTGCGGCGTTACATCATGGAAATGCTCCCTATAACGGATTGGTCGTCAGAAGCGGTCCGCCCTgctctcatcctcatcctcaaaCGGCTGGATCGCATGTTCAACAAAATCCACAAGATGCCTACGCTCAGGTGCGCTCGCCCACAGGCATTATGCACCAG GAGACAGGTTGAGTGGGAGGCAGCCAGCAGTCTGATCGAAGGGATCTGCCTCACCCTTCAACGACAGCCAATCATTTCTTTCCTTCCACACCTTCGATCACTGATAAATGTCTGCGTTAACCTG GTGATGGGTGTGGTTGGACCCTCCAGTGTGGCAGATGGGCTCCCACTTCTCCACCTCAGCCCCTATCTCTCACCTCCACTGCCCTTCAGCACAGCAGTGGTTAGACTGGTTGCACTGCAGATCCAA GCACTGAAGGAAGACTTCCCTCTCAGCCATGTGATTTCACCTTTCACCAACCAGGAGAGGCGAGAAGGGATGCTGCTTAACCTGCTAATTCCCTTTGTACTGACAGTGGGGTCTGGAAGCAAAG ACAGTCCCCACCTTGAGCAGCCTGAGATCTTCCTGCTTCTCCAGACAGTCATCAATATCCTCCTACCTCCTCGTATCATCTCTACCTCTCGCACCAAAAACTTCATGCTTGACGCTTCTCCGGCTCACTGTTCCACCCCAGGCGATGCGGGGAAGGATCTGCGTCGAGAGGGTTTAGCTGAGTCTACCAGTCAGGCCGCATATCTGG CTCTGAAGGTTGTCCTGGTTTGCTTTGAGCGCTCACTGGGAAACCAGTGGTACCGGCTGAGCCTGCAGGTGAAAGAGATGGCTCTAAGGAAGGTGGGCGGCTTGGCCTTCTGGGACTTCATTGACTTCATCGTCCGAACCCGTATCCCTATTTTTGTCCTGCTGAGGCCCTTCATACAGTGCAAG TTGTTGACGCAGCCCGCTGACTCTCAGGAGGAGATCACTGCACGTCACCACATCGCCGACCAGCTGGAGCGACGCTTCATTCCGAGACCTCTTTGCAAGAGCTCCCTTTTCGCAGAGTTTAACAATGAACTGAAGATACTCAAGGAGGCCGTGCACAGTGGCTCTG CTTACCAAGGCAAAACGTCTATCAGCACAGTGGGCACCTCTACATCAGCATACCGCCTCAGTTTGGCGACAATGTCCCGCTCCAACACTGGCACCGGCACAGTCTGGGAGCAGGACAGCCAACCGTCACGCCAGCCCTCCCAGGACACCCTCAGCCGCACCGATGAGGACGATGAAGAGA ACGACTCCATAAGCATTCCCAGTGTTGTGAGCGAGCATGAAGCCTTCCTGCCCAGGGTAATATCACAGCGCCGCTTCTCCAGCCACGCCACTGGTTCAGCTGCCGCCCAGCCCGAGGCCCCCCGCACCACCATGCTGCCCAGCCACAG TGAACCCAATGTGCTAGATGAGTCCCAGGGCCTTCTGCAGGAGGGTAACCTCTCTAG GGTTGCCAGCGTGCAGAGCGAGCCAGGCCAGCAGAACCTTCTCATACAGCCACCGCTAGGACGAAAGCGTGGCCTCAGGCAG CTGCGCCGCCCCCTGCTGTCCATCCCCAAGAATGAGCCACGTGGTCGATCTGGAGCAAGACTTTCTACAACCCGAAGAAGCATTCAGCCCAAGAACAAACCACTGG AAACATTATTGGACTGTGAAG CACACGGAGACCAGAAGAGGTCCGTCACCTTTACAGAGAATCAAAGGCAGCAGGCTCCCAGCGCTGTGGACTCTCCACTCGAGGGCAGGAAGACTAGTCCTACCTCTTTCCCCACGCTGGAAGTGCCTTCCACTGGCTCAGCCACAGTCACTGCCGACCTCCACAGCTGTGCCAACACACAG GTCCCTCCAACTATAAGCAGCAGTGAGCAGAGAGAGCCGTGGGGCCTCGGGAGCAgactctctcctcccccctccatctCTCGCCCCTCTACCTCAACACCCCTTTCTGGGACCTGCTCCCCGCTGCCATGGTCCCGAacctgctcccccccccctttatgCCGGACCACCTCTCCACTCCCTCCGCCGCTTCCTCTTCTGAGCACGGCACCTGCTCCAGGTCCCCCACCACCCCTGGTGCCTTCAGTCCCGCTTCTTCTTCCGCCTCCACTGGGGCCGCCCAGGATCAGAGAGAGCCCTGGGGACGAGGACACCACAGAGCTCCTGCCGCACAGCGGCACCCTGCTTCAACTCAGTGAGGACGATGGGACGGAGAACCCCCTCCTCACTCCTCTGCTGTCCCCTCCCTTGCCTTGTCGGTCACCCCGCAGGTCACCCCTGCCCTTCTCGCCTGTGGACTTAGATCTGGATGAGTCCCACGTGTGA